Part of the Citrobacter sp. Marseille-Q6884 genome, TTATCGGACGGAGCGGTTCGGGGAAAAGCTCTCTCAGCAAACTGATCGTCAACCTGTATCAGCCCAGCGCCGGTAACATTCTGATCGACGGTGTCGATGCCCGCCAGTTAGACGTTAACGATTTGCGCCACAGCATCGGCTACGTCCCGCAGGATATTCAGTTATTCAACGGTACGCTGCGCGATAACCTGCTGTGCGGAGCGCGCTATGTTGATGATGAGACCATGCTGCGCGCAGCGGAGCTGGCCGGGGTCAACGACTTCGCACGTGTGCACCCCGACGGTTATAACCTGCAGGTCGGCGAACGCGGCTCCCAGCTTTCCGGTGGGCAGCGACAGGCGGTCGCCCTCGCACGTGCGCTGTTGCTTAATCCGCCCATCCTGTTGCTTGATGAGCCGACCAGCTCAATGGACAACACCAGCGAAGAGAAGATCAAGCTCGAGCTGGAGCCTCACATCAAAGGTAAAACATTATTACTGGTCACCCACCGCGCCTCCATGCTGTCGCTGGTTGATCGCCTGATTATTGTTGATAAAGGACGCATCATCGCAGATGGCCCGAAAGCGGTGGTGATGGATGCGTTAAAGAAGGGGCAGATTAATGCATCTCGCTGATACCCTGGCGCGCGCTCGCCGCTATATGCAGCGCTATTTTCAAGGTCGTGATGAAAACCAAACCGACAGCATCAATGAAGTCAGCCAGGCCATTCTTGATGACTCACCGCGGGTGATTCGGCTCACGCTATGGGTGATCCTTGCGCTGGTTGTTCTGTCCTTTGTCTGGGCGGGTTTTGCGAAAATTGATGAAGTGACGCGCGGCGAAGGCAAAGCGATCCCGTCTTCGAAACTGCAAAAAATACAGAACCTGGAAGGCGGGATCGTCACCGAGCTGTATGTTCATGAAGGGCAGATCGTCGATGCCGGAACGCCGTTGCTGCACCTCGACGACACGCGCTTTGCCTCAAATGTGGGTGAAACGGAGGCCGATAAACTTGGCCTGCGGGCAAAAGTGGAACGCCTGACCGCAGAAGTGGAAAACCGCGACTTAACCATCTCGCCAGAGATTGTCGCCAAAGCGCCGGATGTCGCCAGGGGAGAAACCGAGCTGTTCAACAGCCGCCGGACCCAGTTCAACAATGAAATATCCGGTCTTCAGGAACAACTGGTTCAGAAGAAGCAGGAGCTGCGCGACGTTGAATCGAAGAAAGATCAATTTGCCAACAGCCTGGCGTTAATACGTCAGGAAATCAAAATGTCCGAGCCGTTGCTCGCGTCCGGGGCGATTTCTAAAGTAGAACTTCTGCGTCTGCGTCGTACTGAAGTGGAAACCGCCGGCCAGTTGAATTCGACCAGCTTAACAATCCCTAAAGCCTCGTCCGAGATTAAAGAGATTGAGAATAAAATCGGTGAAAGCCGCGGCCGTTTCCAGAGTGACGCGCTTGCTCAGTTAAACGAAGCCCGCACGAACCTGAGCAAGGCCCAGGCCAGCGTGAAAGCGCTGGAAGACAGAGTTAACCGTACCATGGTGACCTCACCGGTTCGCGGTATTGTTCAGCAGGTGATGGTGAATACCATCGGGGGTGTTATTCAGCCGGGCAGCGATCTGGTTGAAATCGTCCCATTGGATGACAAGCTCTTAATTGAAGCCAAAATTCAGCCGCGCGATATCGCCTTCCTCCATCCAGGTCAGCAGGCAATGGTGAAATTCACCGCCTACGATTACACCATCTATGGCGGGCTGAAAGGTGAAGTGGTGCAGATAAGCCCTGACACCATTACCGATAAACAAGGTCATAGCTTCTATATTGTCCACCTACAAACGGACAAAAACTATCTGGGGACGAAAGAACACCCGATGCTGATCATTCCAGGCATGGTCGCCAGCGTCGATATTCTCACGGGTAAGAAAACGATTCTTAGCTATCTGCTCAAACCGATTATTCGTGCACGTGCGGAGGCGCTCAGAGAACGCTAATGACAGATGCGCCCCCTGCGGAACAAACGGGGGCGCAGATATTCATTCCGGGATATAAGAAGACAGTTTTCCCCGATTAAGAATAATTTTTCCGTCACACACCAGCTCCTGTAAAACCTTATGTATCGCGCTGCGAGAGATATGGTTGCGTGCCAGAATAAAGGTATATACAGATGTTTTCTCGCGCACGTCCGGTGCCATCGCCCAAATATACTTCACGTGTTCAATAATCAACTCACGGATAGTCCGGTGCGACTGCAGCGTTTCGCGCTGAAAATAACGCTGTAGATGATGCGTTAAGATATCAAATGCCGCTTTCCACAAATTTTTAGCCGTGAACAGGTGATCGGCATTCTGTACGCTCATGGCCCACATTTCGCAATCCGTATCACAACGTAAATAGTGGCTGGAAACCTCAGTACGCATTTGTGGCAATCCGAGAATCGCAGGTGCAGAGATACTTACTGTCACCAAATCATTTTCTATACGATAAACAGAGACTGTCCCTTTCTCCAGAAAAAAGATATTTCCATCGACTTTCAGATCAATGCGCTGACGCTTTTTGCGCAAGGACAGCCATGCATTATCTGATTTCTTGATTTCGTCACCAATAAGTACTACTGACTTTTCTATTTCGCTCTGGAACATAAGGCTCTCTAACGCAAATTATTGCTTCGCAAAAACAATTTAATAACCTACGGATCAAAAATAAATGTCAGCATTTAAACATGCTGACATTTATTTTCATTTACATTATTCATGTTTATCCGTCTACACCGCATTACGGGTACGACAAGCAACTTCACCATAATGATTGGCCACCAGCATTCCCTGGTGCTTTGACGCGGTTACAACGTGAGTGATGTTCTCGCGTGGTGGCGAAGAG contains:
- a CDS encoding HlyD family type I secretion periplasmic adaptor subunit, which codes for MHLADTLARARRYMQRYFQGRDENQTDSINEVSQAILDDSPRVIRLTLWVILALVVLSFVWAGFAKIDEVTRGEGKAIPSSKLQKIQNLEGGIVTELYVHEGQIVDAGTPLLHLDDTRFASNVGETEADKLGLRAKVERLTAEVENRDLTISPEIVAKAPDVARGETELFNSRRTQFNNEISGLQEQLVQKKQELRDVESKKDQFANSLALIRQEIKMSEPLLASGAISKVELLRLRRTEVETAGQLNSTSLTIPKASSEIKEIENKIGESRGRFQSDALAQLNEARTNLSKAQASVKALEDRVNRTMVTSPVRGIVQQVMVNTIGGVIQPGSDLVEIVPLDDKLLIEAKIQPRDIAFLHPGQQAMVKFTAYDYTIYGGLKGEVVQISPDTITDKQGHSFYIVHLQTDKNYLGTKEHPMLIIPGMVASVDILTGKKTILSYLLKPIIRARAEALRER
- a CDS encoding helix-turn-helix domain-containing protein, giving the protein MFQSEIEKSVVLIGDEIKKSDNAWLSLRKKRQRIDLKVDGNIFFLEKGTVSVYRIENDLVTVSISAPAILGLPQMRTEVSSHYLRCDTDCEMWAMSVQNADHLFTAKNLWKAAFDILTHHLQRYFQRETLQSHRTIRELIIEHVKYIWAMAPDVREKTSVYTFILARNHISRSAIHKVLQELVCDGKIILNRGKLSSYIPE